The following are from one region of the Veillonella nakazawae genome:
- a CDS encoding class I SAM-dependent methyltransferase, which produces MSKQHITSVDQSKINDLKESYDDFLYVSKPFSNTCITSLMAKALIYGLDPVPVEDARVLELGSSCGGNIIPQALYNPTATFTGIDLSPTQVKHGNELIESMGLKNITLLEKNIMDIDETFGTFDYIIVHGIWSWVPDVVKDKILNICSHNLSDRGIAYVSYNTYPGWKRLEQLRDIMLYSEKHAPNDSLQERTVYTKNVLKLIAETMKLDERSQQISDYKIKNINRVIQSNDYYVGHEYLEAINDPVYVSEFIERAQQQGCAYIGDETLNRSFITWLNSDVEKNIRTLARDSYIDKEQYYDYVYDTQFRMALLTKCSNEDKISHDERVEKKVLDTLYFNNALDEEPGVPPEWTNVMHISIQELMDTKRPFNVADIMKHIEEHHPDSEIDTDAMYRRLFHLAIVGHVNTYAKKYDQLPFVENETYIPEHFINYVSTLVEKGGYQYMCLGNMYNQIDYSVDEGLSYVMKLMAKPISRQELIDTMNENMTVERTKDDGTKHIVSSEQYLNESIAHIQSLGYFAK; this is translated from the coding sequence ATGAGTAAACAACACATTACTAGTGTAGATCAATCTAAAATTAACGACCTAAAGGAATCTTACGACGATTTTCTATACGTATCAAAACCATTTTCCAATACATGTATTACATCTTTAATGGCAAAAGCTCTTATTTATGGCTTAGACCCAGTACCAGTTGAAGACGCGCGCGTATTAGAGTTGGGCTCTTCTTGCGGTGGAAATATCATACCCCAAGCCCTATATAATCCAACAGCAACTTTCACTGGCATCGACCTATCCCCTACTCAGGTAAAGCATGGGAATGAATTAATTGAATCCATGGGGCTTAAAAATATTACCTTATTAGAAAAAAATATTATGGATATTGATGAGACATTCGGTACCTTCGATTACATTATCGTTCATGGTATTTGGTCTTGGGTGCCTGATGTGGTAAAAGATAAAATCCTTAATATTTGCAGTCACAACCTATCTGATCGTGGTATTGCCTATGTTTCATATAATACGTATCCAGGTTGGAAACGGTTAGAGCAATTGCGGGATATTATGTTATATTCTGAAAAACATGCACCTAACGACTCATTACAAGAGCGTACGGTCTACACAAAAAATGTATTAAAACTCATTGCAGAAACAATGAAGCTAGATGAACGTTCCCAACAAATTTCTGATTATAAGATCAAAAACATAAATCGTGTAATCCAATCTAACGATTACTACGTTGGTCATGAATACTTAGAAGCTATTAATGATCCTGTATATGTGTCTGAATTTATTGAGCGTGCTCAACAACAAGGTTGCGCTTATATCGGCGACGAAACTTTAAATCGTTCTTTTATCACTTGGCTCAATAGTGATGTAGAAAAAAATATTAGAACATTAGCTAGAGATAGCTACATTGATAAGGAGCAGTACTACGATTATGTGTATGATACTCAGTTCCGCATGGCCCTATTAACAAAGTGTAGCAACGAAGATAAAATTTCCCATGACGAAAGGGTTGAGAAGAAAGTACTAGATACACTATACTTCAACAATGCATTAGATGAAGAGCCTGGTGTTCCTCCAGAGTGGACCAACGTTATGCACATTAGCATTCAAGAATTAATGGATACAAAACGACCATTCAATGTAGCAGATATAATGAAACATATTGAAGAACACCATCCTGATTCTGAAATCGATACTGATGCTATGTATAGACGTTTATTCCATCTTGCTATCGTTGGTCATGTCAACACGTATGCTAAAAAGTATGATCAATTACCGTTTGTGGAAAATGAAACCTATATTCCAGAGCATTTCATAAACTATGTATCCACCCTGGTTGAAAAAGGTGGCTATCAATACATGTGCCTTGGCAATATGTATAATCAAATAGACTATTCTGTTGATGAAGGTTTATCGTACGTCATGAAATTGATGGCAAAACCAATTTCTCGTCAAGAATTGATTGATACTATGAACGAAAACATGACCGTTGAAAGAACAAAAGATGATGGCACTAAACACATTGTGTCCTCTGAGCAATATTTAAACGAGTCCATCGCGCACATCCAATCGCTAGGTTATTTTGCCAAATAA
- a CDS encoding ESPR-type extended signal peptide-containing protein — MNKIFKVVWSKTKECYVVVSEVAKNNGGKKKALASVLAGLAMVAATAGTPVQADGNYGGSAVNITPNAYNGSNRTSPNSVVVGYQNNTTGGSGNGHIIYGANNVANQDSSMALGNQNIATGPAASAIGVGSQATGRNTIAVGNVAKASNTDNIAIGTYSEALTSGQDAYALAVGSYSKANAHMAVGVGALANATGTESTAVGAGSKATAKNSQAFGARNTASGQNATAIGYGNTSKVEDTITIGTSNNANTGGGIAIGQNNLADATANGGRNAGSTQIAIGRDNRAAREDTIAIGREAKAENDLSVAIGNRTEATANAAIAIGTNGAPSGGNTYKTTASGFAAVAIGMQANSSGTASTAVGGKSSATANGASALGQASEASAASATALGKEAKASVADGVALGSQSKATVDKGVKGFNPAETRTNKYAGLAGTAQTSTLAAVSVGDGANATRQITGLAAGTADSDAVNVAQLRSVNLKYAGDTGNSDVLLDNGTLNVKGDDKFISTSADKNSVKITAKVGENITTNADGKAVAPTTNGIATTDNVTQAINNSGWKVTSANNGGTTNGTTSEKVSPGDTVTFKAGKNIVLDQAGKQFTYSLNKDVDLTKDGSLTVGDTKVTNDGLTITGGPSVKKDGIDAGNKNISNVKAGVKDTDAVNVKQLKDAKTKLVDGKNTKVTGEGTQDDPYKVNVEGDLKGITSISNADNGPKMTIGGNSINITGGPLNMGGSKITNVAPGTDDTDAVNVKQLKSAKTEVKAGNGVTVAKTQDATDGHDIYTVSSTGATGNTDPSKVEGGKNTTVTGDGTAATPYKVNVQGDLKDISSITNGTGSGKISFAGDQVVKVEGDNPISLDGKGGYVTGLQNKDWDITNPTVVSGRAATEDQLKKVSDGFNNTIKLAGNTGNTDTQKFNKTGGLSFGVVGANNGQYIKTTASGTDVVADLSDDAKTKLNKTYTVSSGSTNVTVTPTTVGDNTDFKISVTNPSTPGGASSIESVVKKADAAGDTNLADIAVENGKNSGDPDAQYSVNVSRNAVKDAAREAVTVNNGGTTTGGNYTADADNPITVNPVKDDAKHNTTYEVKFDGEKAAKQIPLTYKANGTGDQTVKLDKGLNFTNGSNTTASVAADGVVKYDLNKDVDLTKNGSLTIGDTKVNNDGVTITGGPSVKKDGINAGNQKITNVKPATDGTDAVNYDQLKAARTVVTSNDKSVTINKTTNGDQVTYDLHVNAAAGTASTWNLKSGAVSATEGTHSGDTDQNIADGKSVTMQAGKNLTVKQTNDGNGNTEVAYALDKDLKDLDSVTTKEVKLGDKNDNISIKKDGDRITYSTDGGTTVKKVANLDDEKHIKPGSYAVQNDGSVTMTYVDGNGKPVTGEEAKITGIAKNDLSNITDDGKKVITGLGSKVKAGDNVTVTDTTDATTGQKTYTVNAKLAKIENGKNTTKTGTGTDADPYKINVEGDLTDINSITNGAGSGKLTFGPNETVTVGGTNPITLNAKTGNIGGLTNKTFDPTNIVSGQAATEDQLKSVHDTLKASELHIAPTAVKAGSTEAKGGVVSGTENVYKYDAGTKKVTLTYNDGNGKAVTDTKAVIDFSDLNIPAAGNNYGFKANAIAGDGKLDGAATATAVENGGTVNFAAGKNLTVKQTVDAANKTQTYTYSLDKDLTNLDKVVVNGKDGQAGKDGVTIVGPQGATGAPGLPGTNGIDGKVGISGKDGKDAVSISGKDGVGHIGLTGPAGKDGKNVTADITVKEGKAGVDGKDGVDGITRIFYNDKDGNEHQVATHDDGMKFAGDDGQADDTKVIKKHLNNVVDIIGGADKDKLTTTDNIGVNNVNGKLKVQLAKNVDLDADGSLTTGATKVDNNGVTITAPAGGTTTDVKLTKDGLDNGGNKIVNVKAGENDTDAVNLKQLKDKVTTVESSDSSIKVVDKNVAGQPGYDAAKGHQYDITINNQTVVEKAQTPVVYTNKDGDKLYKIVDPATGNVTFNTKPDGTGTTVQPADVIASMNNGGDSTTTPMKLNNVGSTIADQAGNTYLDKIDAAAADNKTKNGAVNVTDLKNTADALIEKGLKFDANSGGVKTNKLGSTVKIQGEGTKADTEYSGENVKTIIGQDADGNTTIDVKLDKNLKADSVVVGKDGKDGVDGKIGVNGKDGASVVLNGKDGSIGLTGPKGADGKDGASAKISVKDGVPGVDGQPGDKLTRIVYEDKDGNTHEVATHDDGMKFAGDDGQTDPTKVIKKHLNNVVDIVGGADKAKLTDNNIGVNNDNGKLKVQLSKDLDLTKDGSVKIGDTKVNNDGLTITGGPSVTKTGINAGDKKITGVKAGENDTDAVNVKQLKDKVTTVESSDGTISVTDKNDPTSATYDAAKGHQYDIKINNQGVVNNAQLPVVYTKQDGTKVYKQPDGTFNTAKDGSGTVVAPNEVIASMNSAGDSTTAPTKLNNIGSSIADKAGNTFLDKIDAAAADNNTKNGAVNVSDLKNAADAIGNKGLNFGTQSTGANSEIHKNLGEKLEIVGEGTKADDNYSASNIKTMTKDGKVVIGLDKDLNGLNSIGVPGKDGVAGKDGVSISGKDGANGIDGKVSIGKDGKDAVSIAGKDGVGHIGLTGPQGPAGADGTGVDISTDHGSKTLVKPEANNGDKSERIVYVPKDKDGNPLKDTDGNPIKREVATMDDGLKFTGNNTGTENKHALNTLVKVQGEGVTAAQSTAFQSAAGNINVVADGNDTLTVKLNKDLKGINSIKNSDNGPALNFNAGDLSVTGGNLNMGGNKITNLGKGTNDTDAVNLKQLKDSRTIVKSTDGSVGVRESESADGAKVYDLSTGASPRFDELTDEIGRVGAQGAALAALKPIQYDPLEPTQIMAGYGNYRGNSAIAMGVAHYKNESTMMHAGLAWAGGSRHMMANAGVTWKVGNRDSEAAVADRYRKGPISSAYAMQQEMASVKAQNAGLKTEVSDLKAENEQMKAQIAAMMAKLGM; from the coding sequence ATGAATAAAATCTTTAAAGTTGTTTGGAGCAAAACTAAAGAGTGCTACGTAGTAGTTTCCGAAGTTGCAAAAAACAATGGTGGTAAGAAAAAAGCTCTTGCTAGCGTATTAGCTGGTTTAGCTATGGTGGCTGCTACAGCAGGTACACCTGTACAAGCAGATGGTAATTATGGTGGTAGTGCTGTTAATATCACTCCTAATGCTTATAATGGTTCTAATAGAACATCTCCAAACTCTGTTGTTGTTGGTTACCAAAATAATACAACTGGTGGTAGCGGTAACGGTCATATTATTTATGGTGCTAACAATGTGGCGAATCAAGATTCATCTATGGCTCTTGGTAACCAAAACATAGCAACTGGTCCTGCTGCATCTGCAATTGGCGTAGGATCTCAGGCAACTGGTAGAAATACTATTGCTGTAGGTAATGTAGCAAAAGCTAGTAATACAGATAATATCGCTATTGGTACATATTCTGAAGCATTAACTAGTGGTCAAGATGCATATGCTCTTGCAGTGGGTTCTTATTCAAAAGCTAATGCTCATATGGCAGTTGGTGTTGGTGCACTTGCTAATGCAACCGGTACTGAATCTACAGCGGTTGGTGCAGGCTCTAAAGCAACTGCTAAAAACTCTCAAGCTTTTGGTGCTCGTAACACTGCATCTGGTCAAAATGCTACAGCTATTGGTTATGGCAATACCTCTAAGGTAGAAGACACTATCACAATTGGTACTTCTAATAATGCCAATACTGGTGGTGGTATTGCTATTGGTCAAAATAACCTTGCTGACGCTACTGCAAATGGTGGCCGTAATGCAGGTTCTACTCAAATTGCTATTGGTCGTGATAACAGAGCAGCTCGTGAAGATACAATCGCTATTGGTCGTGAAGCAAAAGCTGAAAATGATTTATCAGTAGCTATTGGTAATCGTACAGAAGCTACTGCTAATGCTGCTATTGCTATCGGTACTAATGGTGCTCCAAGTGGTGGTAATACATATAAAACAACAGCCAGTGGATTTGCAGCTGTTGCAATTGGTATGCAAGCTAACTCCTCTGGCACTGCTTCTACTGCAGTAGGTGGCAAATCTTCTGCTACAGCTAATGGTGCAAGTGCATTAGGTCAAGCTTCTGAAGCATCTGCTGCATCTGCTACAGCATTAGGTAAAGAGGCAAAGGCATCTGTTGCTGATGGCGTTGCTCTTGGTTCTCAGTCTAAAGCAACTGTAGATAAAGGTGTTAAAGGCTTTAACCCTGCAGAAACTCGTACAAATAAATATGCTGGTCTTGCTGGTACGGCACAAACTTCTACATTGGCAGCTGTTTCCGTAGGTGACGGTGCTAATGCAACTCGTCAAATTACAGGTCTTGCAGCAGGTACTGCTGACAGCGATGCTGTTAACGTAGCTCAATTGAGAAGCGTTAACTTGAAATACGCTGGCGACACTGGCAATAGCGATGTATTGTTAGACAATGGTACATTGAATGTTAAAGGTGATGACAAATTCATCTCTACATCTGCTGATAAAAATAGTGTAAAAATCACTGCTAAAGTAGGTGAAAATATTACTACTAATGCCGATGGTAAAGCAGTTGCTCCTACTACAAACGGTATTGCTACAACTGACAATGTTACTCAAGCGATCAACAACTCTGGTTGGAAAGTAACTTCCGCTAATAATGGTGGTACTACAAACGGCACAACTTCTGAAAAAGTAAGCCCTGGCGATACTGTTACTTTCAAAGCTGGTAAAAACATTGTATTAGACCAAGCTGGTAAACAATTCACATATTCCTTGAATAAGGATGTTGATTTGACTAAAGATGGTTCCTTAACAGTTGGTGATACTAAAGTTACTAACGATGGCTTAACAATCACTGGTGGCCCATCTGTTAAGAAAGATGGTATCGATGCTGGTAATAAAAACATTTCTAATGTAAAAGCTGGTGTAAAGGATACTGATGCAGTTAACGTAAAACAATTAAAAGACGCTAAAACTAAACTTGTAGATGGTAAAAACACTAAAGTTACTGGTGAAGGTACTCAAGACGATCCATACAAAGTTAATGTAGAAGGCGACTTGAAAGGTATTACATCTATTTCTAATGCTGACAATGGTCCTAAAATGACAATTGGTGGCAACTCCATCAACATCACTGGCGGCCCACTTAACATGGGTGGTAGCAAAATCACTAATGTAGCTCCTGGTACAGACGATACTGATGCAGTTAACGTAAAACAATTGAAATCCGCTAAGACAGAAGTTAAAGCTGGTAATGGCGTAACTGTTGCTAAGACTCAAGATGCAACAGATGGTCATGATATTTACACAGTAAGCTCTACTGGTGCTACTGGTAACACTGATCCTTCTAAAGTTGAAGGTGGTAAAAATACTACTGTAACAGGTGATGGTACAGCAGCTACTCCGTACAAAGTAAATGTACAAGGTGACTTGAAAGACATCTCCTCCATTACAAATGGTACTGGTTCTGGTAAAATCTCCTTCGCTGGTGATCAAGTTGTAAAAGTTGAAGGCGACAACCCTATTTCCTTAGATGGTAAAGGTGGCTATGTAACTGGCTTACAAAACAAAGATTGGGATATTACTAACCCAACTGTTGTTTCCGGTCGTGCAGCAACTGAAGACCAATTGAAAAAAGTAAGCGATGGCTTCAACAACACAATTAAATTAGCAGGTAACACTGGTAATACAGATACTCAAAAATTCAATAAAACTGGTGGTTTGAGCTTCGGTGTAGTTGGTGCTAACAACGGTCAATACATCAAAACAACTGCTTCTGGTACAGATGTAGTAGCTGATTTGTCCGATGACGCTAAAACTAAATTAAATAAAACATATACAGTATCCTCTGGTTCCACTAATGTAACTGTAACTCCAACAACTGTTGGTGATAACACAGACTTCAAAATTAGTGTAACTAATCCTTCTACACCTGGTGGTGCGTCCTCTATTGAAAGTGTAGTTAAAAAAGCTGACGCAGCTGGCGATACTAACTTGGCTGATATTGCTGTTGAAAACGGTAAAAACTCTGGCGATCCAGATGCTCAATACTCCGTAAATGTTTCCCGTAATGCAGTTAAAGATGCAGCTCGTGAAGCAGTAACAGTTAACAACGGTGGTACAACTACTGGTGGTAACTACACAGCTGATGCAGATAACCCTATCACTGTTAACCCTGTGAAAGATGATGCAAAGCATAACACTACATACGAAGTGAAATTCGATGGTGAAAAAGCAGCTAAACAAATTCCTTTGACTTACAAAGCTAATGGTACTGGTGACCAAACAGTTAAATTGGACAAAGGTTTGAACTTCACTAACGGTTCCAACACAACAGCTTCCGTAGCTGCTGATGGCGTAGTTAAATACGACTTGAATAAAGACGTTGATTTGACTAAAAACGGTTCCTTAACAATTGGTGACACTAAAGTTAACAACGATGGCGTAACTATCACTGGTGGTCCATCTGTTAAGAAAGACGGTATCAATGCAGGTAACCAAAAAATCACTAATGTGAAACCTGCTACAGATGGTACTGATGCAGTTAACTACGATCAATTGAAAGCAGCTCGTACAGTTGTTACTTCCAACGACAAATCTGTAACAATTAACAAAACAACAAATGGCGACCAAGTAACATATGACTTACATGTAAATGCAGCTGCTGGTACAGCATCTACTTGGAACTTGAAATCTGGTGCAGTTTCTGCTACAGAAGGTACACATTCTGGTGATACAGATCAAAACATTGCAGACGGTAAATCCGTTACAATGCAAGCTGGTAAAAACTTAACTGTTAAACAAACTAACGACGGTAACGGTAATACAGAAGTTGCATACGCTCTTGATAAAGACCTTAAAGATCTTGATAGCGTAACAACTAAAGAAGTTAAACTTGGCGACAAAAACGACAACATCTCCATTAAGAAAGATGGCGACCGTATCACTTATAGCACTGATGGTGGCACAACTGTTAAGAAAGTAGCTAATCTTGATGATGAAAAACACATCAAACCTGGTAGCTATGCTGTACAAAACGACGGTAGTGTAACAATGACTTACGTTGATGGCAATGGTAAACCAGTTACTGGCGAAGAAGCTAAAATTACTGGCATCGCTAAAAACGATCTTTCCAACATCACTGATGACGGTAAGAAAGTAATCACTGGTCTTGGTTCTAAAGTTAAAGCTGGTGACAACGTAACTGTTACTGATACAACTGATGCAACTACAGGTCAAAAAACTTACACTGTAAATGCTAAATTAGCAAAAATTGAAAATGGTAAAAATACTACTAAGACTGGTACTGGTACAGACGCTGATCCATACAAAATCAACGTTGAAGGTGACTTAACGGATATCAACTCCATCACAAATGGCGCTGGTTCTGGTAAACTCACATTCGGTCCTAACGAAACAGTAACAGTTGGTGGTACTAACCCTATCACATTGAATGCTAAAACTGGTAATATCGGTGGTTTGACTAATAAAACTTTCGATCCTACGAATATTGTATCTGGTCAAGCAGCTACAGAAGATCAATTGAAATCTGTACATGATACATTGAAAGCTTCTGAATTGCACATTGCTCCTACAGCAGTTAAAGCTGGTAGTACTGAAGCTAAAGGCGGTGTAGTAAGCGGTACTGAAAACGTATACAAATACGATGCAGGTACTAAGAAAGTTACATTGACTTATAACGATGGCAATGGTAAAGCTGTAACTGATACTAAAGCAGTTATCGACTTCTCCGACTTGAACATTCCTGCAGCTGGTAATAACTACGGTTTCAAAGCTAATGCAATTGCTGGTGATGGTAAATTAGATGGTGCAGCAACTGCAACAGCTGTTGAAAATGGTGGCACTGTAAACTTTGCAGCAGGTAAAAACTTGACTGTAAAACAAACTGTTGATGCAGCCAATAAAACTCAAACTTATACTTACAGCCTAGACAAAGATTTAACTAACTTGGATAAAGTAGTTGTTAATGGTAAAGATGGTCAAGCAGGTAAAGATGGCGTAACTATTGTTGGACCTCAAGGTGCTACAGGTGCTCCTGGCCTTCCTGGTACAAATGGTATCGATGGTAAAGTTGGTATTTCTGGTAAAGACGGTAAAGATGCAGTATCTATCTCCGGTAAAGATGGCGTAGGTCACATTGGTTTAACTGGCCCTGCTGGTAAAGATGGTAAAAATGTAACTGCTGATATTACTGTTAAAGAAGGTAAAGCTGGTGTAGATGGTAAAGACGGTGTTGATGGTATCACTCGTATCTTCTACAACGATAAAGATGGCAACGAACATCAAGTAGCAACTCATGATGATGGTATGAAGTTTGCTGGTGACGATGGTCAAGCTGATGATACTAAAGTTATTAAGAAACATCTTAACAATGTTGTAGATATCATTGGTGGCGCTGATAAAGATAAGTTGACTACTACTGATAATATCGGTGTTAATAATGTTAATGGCAAATTGAAAGTTCAATTGGCTAAAAATGTTGACTTGGATGCTGATGGCTCCTTGACTACTGGTGCTACAAAAGTTGATAACAACGGTGTAACAATCACTGCTCCTGCAGGTGGTACTACTACTGATGTTAAATTGACTAAAGATGGCTTAGATAATGGCGGTAACAAAATTGTTAACGTTAAAGCTGGTGAAAACGATACTGATGCAGTAAACTTAAAACAATTGAAAGACAAAGTTACAACTGTTGAGTCTTCCGATAGTTCCATCAAAGTAGTAGACAAAAACGTTGCTGGTCAACCTGGTTATGATGCAGCTAAAGGTCACCAATATGACATCACTATCAATAACCAAACTGTAGTGGAAAAAGCTCAAACTCCAGTTGTTTATACTAATAAAGATGGCGACAAACTTTACAAAATCGTAGATCCTGCTACTGGTAATGTTACATTCAATACTAAGCCTGATGGTACTGGTACTACAGTTCAACCTGCTGATGTAATTGCATCCATGAACAATGGTGGTGATTCCACAACAACTCCTATGAAGTTGAACAACGTAGGTTCCACTATTGCTGATCAAGCTGGTAACACTTACTTAGATAAAATTGATGCAGCAGCTGCTGACAACAAAACTAAGAACGGTGCAGTTAATGTAACAGACCTTAAAAATACAGCTGACGCATTGATTGAAAAAGGCTTGAAATTCGACGCTAACTCTGGCGGTGTGAAAACTAATAAACTTGGTTCCACTGTGAAAATCCAAGGTGAAGGTACAAAAGCTGATACTGAATACAGCGGTGAAAATGTTAAGACTATCATTGGTCAAGATGCAGATGGTAACACAACTATCGACGTTAAACTTGATAAAAACCTTAAAGCTGACAGCGTAGTTGTTGGTAAAGATGGTAAAGACGGCGTTGATGGTAAGATCGGTGTTAACGGTAAAGACGGCGCATCTGTTGTACTCAACGGTAAAGATGGCTCTATCGGCTTGACTGGTCCTAAGGGTGCTGACGGTAAAGATGGCGCAAGTGCTAAGATTTCCGTTAAAGACGGCGTTCCTGGTGTTGATGGCCAACCTGGTGATAAATTGACTCGTATCGTATACGAAGACAAAGATGGCAACACACATGAAGTTGCAACTCACGATGATGGCATGAAGTTCGCTGGTGACGACGGTCAAACTGATCCAACTAAAGTTATTAAGAAACATCTTAACAACGTAGTAGATATCGTTGGTGGTGCTGATAAAGCTAAATTGACTGATAACAACATCGGTGTAAATAACGACAATGGCAAATTGAAAGTTCAATTGTCTAAAGACCTTGATCTTACTAAAGATGGTTCCGTGAAAATTGGCGATACTAAAGTTAACAACGATGGCTTGACTATCACTGGTGGCCCATCTGTAACTAAGACTGGTATTAACGCTGGTGATAAGAAAATCACAGGTGTTAAAGCTGGTGAAAACGATACAGATGCAGTAAACGTTAAACAATTGAAAGATAAAGTTACAACTGTTGAATCTTCTGATGGCACTATCTCCGTAACTGATAAAAATGATCCTACATCTGCAACTTATGATGCAGCTAAAGGTCACCAATATGACATCAAGATCAATAACCAAGGTGTTGTAAACAACGCTCAACTTCCAGTGGTATACACTAAACAAGATGGCACTAAAGTTTACAAACAACCAGATGGTACTTTCAACACAGCTAAAGATGGTTCTGGTACTGTCGTAGCACCTAATGAAGTAATCGCTTCCATGAATAGTGCAGGTGACTCCACTACAGCTCCTACTAAGTTGAACAACATTGGTTCTTCCATCGCTGATAAAGCTGGTAATACATTCTTAGATAAGATTGATGCAGCAGCAGCTGACAACAATACTAAGAATGGTGCTGTAAACGTATCCGACCTTAAAAATGCTGCTGATGCAATCGGCAACAAAGGTTTGAATTTCGGTACACAATCTACTGGTGCTAATAGTGAAATCCATAAAAACTTGGGTGAAAAACTTGAAATCGTAGGCGAAGGCACTAAAGCTGATGACAACTACAGCGCATCCAACATCAAAACTATGACTAAAGATGGTAAAGTTGTAATCGGTCTTGATAAAGATCTTAACGGCTTGAACTCCATTGGTGTTCCTGGTAAAGATGGCGTAGCTGGTAAAGATGGTGTATCCATCTCCGGTAAAGACGGTGCTAACGGTATCGACGGTAAAGTTTCCATCGGTAAAGATGGTAAAGACGCTGTATCCATCGCTGGTAAAGATGGCGTAGGTCACATTGGCTTGACTGGTCCTCAAGGTCCTGCTGGTGCAGATGGTACTGGTGTAGATATCTCTACAGATCACGGTTCCAAAACTCTTGTTAAACCAGAAGCTAACAATGGCGACAAATCTGAACGTATCGTATACGTACCAAAAGATAAAGATGGCAACCCATTGAAAGATACTGATGGCAACCCAATCAAACGTGAAGTAGCAACTATGGATGATGGTTTGAAATTCACAGGTAACAACACTGGTACTGAAAACAAACATGCGTTGAATACGCTTGTTAAAGTTCAAGGTGAAGGTGTGACTGCAGCTCAATCCACTGCATTCCAATCCGCTGCTGGTAACATCAATGTAGTAGCTGATGGTAACGATACATTAACTGTTAAATTGAACAAAGACCTTAAAGGTATCAACTCCATCAAGAATAGCGACAATGGTCCTGCATTGAACTTCAACGCTGGTGACCTTTCCGTAACTGGTGGTAACCTCAACATGGGTGGTAACAAAATTACTAACCTTGGTAAAGGTACTAACGATACAGATGCGGTTAACTTGAAACAATTGAAAGATTCTCGTACAATCGTTAAATCTACTGATGGTTCCGTAGGTGTTCGTGAATCTGAAAGTGCTGATGGCGCTAAAGTATACGACTTGTCTACTGGTGCAAGCCCTCGTTTCGATGAGTTAACTGATGAAATCGGTCGTGTAGGTGCACAAGGCGCAGCTCTTGCAGCATTGAAACCTATCCAATACGATCCATTAGAACCAACTCAAATCATGGCTGGTTATGGTAACTACCGTGGTAACTCCGCTATTGCAATGGGCGTTGCTCATTACAAAAACGAGTCCACAATGATGCATGCTGGCTTAGCATGGGCTGGTGGTTCCCGTCACATGATGGCAAACGCTGGTGTAACTTGGAAAGTTGGCAACCGTGATAGCGAAGCTGCTGTAGCAGATCGTTACCGCAAAGGCCCTATCAGCTCTGCTTATGCAATGCAACAAGAAATGGCTTCCGTTAAAGCACAAAACGCTGGATTAAAAACAGAAGTATCTGATTTGAAAGCTGAAAACGAACAAATGAAAGCTCAAATTGCTGCTATGATGGCAAAACTTGGTATGTAA